The following are encoded in a window of Paenibacillus polymyxa genomic DNA:
- the rimI gene encoding ribosomal protein S18-alanine N-acetyltransferase, translating into MAKNIQREEKLEFRLMQLDDIPDVLEIEHEAFTLPWTEEAFRNELTMNHFAKYMIMELDGRAIGYAGMWTIMDEAHITNIAIREAYRGRKLGDKLLDELMQTASYLGMERMTLEVRVTNRIAQGLYEKKGFKPAGVRKGYYSDNNEDAVIMWADLPAHGASGEQEGSVQKQ; encoded by the coding sequence ATGGCAAAGAACATACAGCGGGAAGAGAAACTTGAGTTTCGCTTGATGCAACTGGATGATATTCCCGATGTGCTGGAGATTGAGCATGAAGCGTTCACGCTGCCGTGGACGGAGGAAGCATTCCGCAATGAGCTGACGATGAATCATTTCGCTAAATATATGATTATGGAACTAGACGGACGAGCTATTGGTTACGCAGGCATGTGGACGATTATGGATGAGGCCCATATTACGAATATTGCGATTCGTGAGGCTTATCGCGGACGCAAGCTTGGGGACAAGCTGTTGGATGAGCTGATGCAGACCGCCTCTTATTTAGGGATGGAACGTATGACGCTGGAGGTGCGGGTAACGAACCGGATCGCTCAGGGCTTGTATGAGAAAAAAGGCTTTAAGCCCGCAGGTGTGCGCAAAGGCTATTATTCGGATAATAACGAGGATGCCGTGATCATGTGGGCGGATCTTCCCGCGCATGGGGCATCTGGTGAACAGGAAGGAAGCGTGCAGAAGCAATGA
- the tsaD gene encoding tRNA (adenosine(37)-N6)-threonylcarbamoyltransferase complex transferase subunit TsaD, translating into MTQEEKAGTGSASGEPCYILAVETSCDETAVSVVKNGTEVLSNLISSQIETHKAFGGVVPEVASRKHVESITYMLDEAMQTSGITPREISAVAVTQGPGLVGALLVGIVAAKSAALAFGKPLIGTHHIAGHIYANQLEHDIVYPCIALVVSGGHTELVLMESEGYFQLIGRTRDDAVGEAYDKVARAIGFPYPGGPHVDRVAHESEEVVTLPRAWLEPDSYDFSFSGLKSAVLNVINQTKMRGETVHVGAIARGFQESVVEVLVEKAIRAMREYGAKQLLLCGGVAANRGLRTALRERCEREGIELLVPSMKYCTDNAAMIGAAAYAKWKRGEFTSLDMKADPGLSLEEWSVQT; encoded by the coding sequence ATGACGCAAGAGGAAAAAGCAGGTACAGGCTCCGCCTCCGGCGAGCCTTGCTATATACTGGCAGTGGAAACGAGTTGTGATGAGACGGCTGTTTCTGTCGTGAAAAATGGTACAGAGGTGCTCTCAAATTTGATTTCCAGTCAGATTGAAACACACAAAGCCTTTGGTGGTGTTGTGCCAGAGGTGGCTTCACGCAAACATGTGGAGAGCATCACCTACATGCTGGACGAGGCCATGCAAACATCGGGAATTACCCCTCGTGAGATTTCGGCGGTTGCCGTGACACAAGGACCAGGACTGGTTGGCGCATTGTTGGTTGGAATTGTCGCTGCCAAGAGTGCTGCCTTGGCGTTCGGCAAGCCATTAATCGGGACGCATCATATCGCGGGACATATTTATGCCAATCAGCTGGAGCATGATATCGTATATCCGTGCATTGCTCTCGTTGTGTCAGGAGGACATACAGAGCTGGTGCTGATGGAGTCCGAAGGTTATTTTCAACTCATTGGTCGTACAAGAGATGATGCGGTTGGGGAAGCCTACGACAAAGTAGCGAGAGCGATTGGGTTTCCGTATCCGGGTGGCCCGCATGTGGATCGTGTGGCTCATGAATCGGAGGAAGTGGTTACTTTGCCGCGTGCATGGCTGGAGCCGGATTCTTATGATTTTAGCTTTAGCGGTTTGAAATCTGCGGTGCTGAATGTAATTAACCAGACGAAAATGCGCGGAGAAACCGTTCATGTGGGAGCGATCGCAAGAGGCTTTCAAGAGTCGGTCGTCGAGGTGCTGGTGGAAAAGGCGATTCGTGCCATGCGTGAATACGGTGCGAAGCAGCTTCTGCTTTGTGGCGGTGTGGCTGCTAATCGCGGACTGCGTACAGCATTGCGGGAGCGCTGTGAGCGCGAAGGAATCGAGCTGCTTGTACCATCGATGAAATATTGCACAGATAATGCAGCGATGATCGGCGCTGCGGCCTACGCCAAATGGAAGCGCGGGGAATTTACCTCATTGGATATGAAAGCTGATCCAGGGCTGTCTCTGGAAGAATGGTCTGTCCAAACTTAA
- a CDS encoding ABC-F family ATP-binding cassette domain-containing protein: protein MLLQVTGIAKSYGIEPVLDGINLQILERERIGLVGVNGAGKSTLLKIIAGEISYDSGQIFKAKETSIGYLAQNSGLNSDRSIWGEMMLVFTPLIEAERELRQMEQDIADLANAQNEKRYADLLERYARRSDWFKDHGGYEMETRIRSVLHGMGFGSFAPETPVATLSGGQKTRLALARILLLAPDVLMLDEPTNYLDIQTLTWLEDYLRGYSGSLLVVSHDRYFLDRLVTTIIEIERHRSTRYTGNYSRYMELKAAEYETNLKHYEKQQGEIARLEAFVQRNIVRASTTKRAQSRRKQLDKMERMDRPMGDLKKAHFSFETAHMSGKEVLEVRDLSVGYEGKKPLFQHASFDLKRGDTVALIGPNGIGKSTLLKCLTGSLKPAAGSIHWGTKIKIGLYDQEQTNLNPANTVLEELWSEYPHMEEARIRTVLGNFLFSGDDVLKKVAALSGGEKARVSLAKLMLREANVLILDEPTNHLDLFSKEVLEAALMDYDGTLLFISHDRYFLNKMAERVIELHPGGIEHFLGNYDDYVAKKQELEEIAQEALEANQATRGKTSATSASVTDETTSKSRAATYAADKQAKSEERSRQRKLEALENQIKTLEEQILGLEEQMTLPEIYQDYTALQNIQAQLDTHKQELTETYTSWEELLEE, encoded by the coding sequence ATGCTATTGCAAGTAACCGGAATTGCTAAATCTTATGGAATTGAGCCCGTTCTGGACGGGATTAACCTTCAAATATTGGAACGTGAACGTATTGGACTCGTAGGTGTGAACGGTGCAGGCAAATCGACCCTGCTCAAAATCATTGCTGGTGAAATATCCTATGACAGTGGACAAATTTTCAAGGCGAAGGAGACCAGCATCGGTTATCTGGCGCAAAACAGCGGTTTGAATTCTGACCGGTCTATCTGGGGAGAAATGATGCTGGTGTTCACTCCTCTGATTGAAGCGGAACGGGAACTGCGGCAAATGGAACAGGACATCGCTGACCTGGCCAATGCTCAAAACGAAAAACGCTACGCAGATCTGCTGGAACGCTATGCACGTCGTTCAGACTGGTTCAAGGATCACGGAGGTTATGAAATGGAGACCCGTATTCGCAGCGTGCTGCACGGTATGGGCTTTGGATCATTTGCACCTGAGACGCCTGTAGCTACTCTGAGCGGAGGACAGAAAACCCGGCTTGCGCTAGCGCGCATCCTACTGCTCGCCCCAGATGTCCTTATGCTCGATGAGCCTACCAACTATCTGGATATTCAAACACTGACCTGGTTGGAGGACTATTTGCGCGGCTACTCCGGTTCTCTGCTGGTTGTATCACATGACCGTTATTTTCTGGACCGACTGGTAACGACGATTATTGAAATTGAACGCCATCGTTCTACTCGATATACAGGCAACTACAGCCGCTACATGGAGCTGAAGGCCGCCGAGTACGAAACGAATCTTAAACATTACGAAAAGCAGCAAGGAGAAATTGCCCGTTTAGAGGCATTCGTACAACGTAATATCGTGCGGGCTTCCACGACCAAACGCGCTCAAAGTCGGCGCAAGCAGCTAGATAAAATGGAGCGTATGGATCGGCCCATGGGAGACTTGAAAAAGGCTCATTTTTCCTTTGAAACAGCCCATATGTCAGGTAAGGAAGTACTGGAGGTACGTGACCTCTCTGTGGGGTATGAAGGTAAAAAGCCTTTATTCCAGCATGCATCGTTCGATTTAAAACGTGGAGATACCGTGGCACTGATTGGTCCGAACGGGATCGGAAAATCGACGTTGCTCAAATGTCTGACCGGATCACTTAAACCTGCTGCTGGCTCCATCCACTGGGGCACGAAAATCAAAATCGGTCTGTATGACCAGGAGCAGACGAACCTGAACCCCGCCAATACCGTACTGGAGGAGTTATGGAGCGAGTACCCTCATATGGAAGAAGCACGTATTCGTACAGTGCTGGGTAATTTCCTGTTTAGCGGTGACGATGTACTAAAAAAGGTAGCTGCATTAAGCGGAGGGGAAAAAGCCCGCGTTTCCCTGGCCAAGCTCATGCTGCGCGAAGCCAACGTGTTAATTCTAGATGAGCCTACCAACCATCTGGATCTGTTTAGCAAGGAAGTGCTGGAAGCGGCTTTGATGGACTATGACGGTACGCTGTTGTTCATTTCCCATGACCGTTATTTCCTGAACAAAATGGCGGAACGTGTCATCGAGCTTCATCCTGGGGGGATAGAACATTTCCTGGGGAATTATGATGACTATGTAGCCAAAAAGCAGGAGTTAGAGGAAATTGCACAGGAAGCTCTGGAGGCAAATCAGGCCACACGCGGCAAAACATCGGCCACCTCTGCATCCGTGACAGACGAGACCACATCCAAATCACGCGCCGCCACCTATGCGGCAGACAAACAAGCCAAAAGCGAGGAACGTAGCCGTCAACGCAAGCTGGAGGCATTGGAAAACCAGATCAAAACGCTGGAAGAACAAATTTTAGGGCTGGAGGAACAAATGACCCTGCCTGAGATTTATCAGGATTACACAGCGCTTCAGAATATTCAGGCACAACTCGACACCCATAAACAGGAATTGACTGAAACCTATACCTCTTGGGAAGAGCTGTTAGAAGAATAA
- a CDS encoding 5-formyltetrahydrofolate cyclo-ligase — translation MDVCNVKNALRLQQREARDSMDPLTRQKASAVACRHAIEAWEQLRIDRNGDKLTLFSYLSFGSEISTTPLIEHCWSQGDRVLAPRVDPVTRTMELREMDQYGDIVPGIWNIPEPALTCKEWSPEMWTEIDWVVVPGLAFDRRGGRIGYGGGYYDRFTVQVEAEKRNNSHVGPLYVSLLLPGQLLTQVPMEPRDLRVDVLFTLDGRLDCDY, via the coding sequence ATGGATGTCTGTAATGTGAAGAACGCGCTGCGTTTGCAGCAACGGGAAGCGCGTGACTCCATGGACCCGCTGACAAGGCAGAAGGCATCGGCTGTGGCCTGTCGGCATGCAATCGAGGCATGGGAGCAGCTTAGAATAGACAGAAACGGAGATAAGCTAACCTTATTTAGTTATCTCTCTTTTGGCAGCGAGATTTCGACGACTCCCCTCATTGAGCATTGCTGGTCACAGGGAGATCGTGTCCTAGCCCCAAGAGTGGATCCGGTAACTCGGACTATGGAGCTGAGGGAGATGGATCAGTACGGAGATATTGTACCCGGCATCTGGAACATCCCTGAGCCTGCTTTGACATGCAAGGAATGGTCGCCTGAAATGTGGACGGAAATTGACTGGGTTGTTGTGCCCGGCTTGGCCTTTGATCGTCGTGGGGGCAGGATCGGCTACGGCGGAGGCTATTATGACCGCTTTACCGTACAGGTAGAGGCAGAGAAGCGTAACAACAGCCATGTAGGTCCGCTTTATGTCTCGCTGCTGTTGCCGGGACAATTGCTGACACAGGTGCCCATGGAGCCAAGGGATTTGCGAGTGGACGTGCTGTTTACTCTGGATGGACGCTTAGATTGTGATTATTGA
- the moaC gene encoding cyclic pyranopterin monophosphate synthase MoaC, with translation MDSFTHFNEQGRARMVDISGKTSTIRTAVAVTQITMNPATLTAVKEGRIGKGDVLAVAQVAGIQGAKKTSDWIPMCHPLALTGVNITFSDNGHDVLHIEVEVKTEGKTGVEMEALTAASAAALTVYDMCKALQKDMIIGPTMLQSKTGGKHGDFQREDHREP, from the coding sequence GTGGATTCCTTTACTCATTTTAACGAACAGGGACGGGCTCGGATGGTAGATATTTCGGGTAAAACGTCTACGATTCGTACAGCAGTTGCCGTGACTCAGATTACAATGAATCCGGCTACATTGACGGCTGTAAAAGAAGGAAGAATCGGCAAGGGTGATGTTCTTGCTGTGGCCCAGGTCGCAGGGATTCAAGGCGCGAAAAAAACGTCAGACTGGATACCGATGTGTCATCCACTGGCCCTGACAGGCGTGAACATTACTTTTTCCGATAATGGACATGATGTGCTTCATATTGAAGTTGAAGTGAAGACCGAGGGTAAGACAGGTGTAGAAATGGAAGCTTTGACAGCGGCTTCAGCCGCAGCGTTAACCGTGTATGATATGTGCAAGGCGCTGCAAAAAGATATGATCATCGGCCCTACCATGCTGCAATCCAAAACAGGGGGCAAGCATGGGGATTTTCAAAGGGAGGACCACCGGGAACCTTGA
- a CDS encoding MogA/MoaB family molybdenum cofactor biosynthesis protein: MVWKTAILTASDKGARGEREDTSAQVIRELIEEELGGEIVEYRIVPDEPDEIIAALIEMTDYFHADLVLTTGGTELAIRDVTPEATRRVVEREVPGMAEAMRMIVMQKNPAAMLFRGIVGIRGRTLIVNLPGTPKGVHENLAAIMDQLPEALLMVTGQFR; encoded by the coding sequence ATGGTGTGGAAAACGGCGATCCTAACTGCCAGTGATAAAGGGGCAAGGGGAGAGCGCGAGGATACAAGCGCACAGGTCATCCGGGAACTCATCGAAGAAGAACTGGGCGGAGAGATTGTGGAATACCGGATCGTTCCCGATGAACCGGATGAAATTATTGCAGCTTTAATCGAAATGACCGATTATTTTCATGCAGACCTGGTACTAACTACGGGTGGAACCGAGCTGGCGATCCGTGATGTGACACCGGAGGCGACTAGGCGGGTTGTGGAACGGGAAGTGCCAGGCATGGCGGAAGCCATGAGAATGATCGTGATGCAGAAAAATCCAGCGGCTATGCTATTCCGTGGAATCGTAGGAATACGCGGACGTACACTGATCGTCAATTTACCAGGAACGCCCAAAGGTGTGCATGAAAATTTGGCAGCGATAATGGACCAACTTCCAGAAGCGCTGCTTATGGTGACAGGCCAGTTCCGGTAG
- a CDS encoding twin-arginine translocase TatA/TatE family subunit: MPNIGAPGYILLIILALLLFGPNKLPELGRAVGRTFREFKNGARDILSENERTERKDSKDSVVKASQTTSSEVQPQPEDKRLS, encoded by the coding sequence ATGCCCAATATTGGAGCACCGGGTTATATTTTGTTAATTATTCTGGCGCTGCTGCTATTTGGTCCGAACAAGCTGCCTGAGTTGGGTCGAGCTGTAGGGCGTACATTCCGTGAGTTTAAAAACGGGGCACGCGATATTTTATCAGAAAATGAACGGACTGAGCGTAAAGACAGCAAAGATAGTGTGGTCAAAGCATCACAAACGACGTCTTCAGAAGTTCAACCTCAGCCTGAGGATAAACGCTTGTCATAG
- the tatC gene encoding twin-arginine translocase subunit TatC has protein sequence MTPPEHEMPLMEHLGELRRRIIYVLIVFVLALAGGLFAAGSVYDWLIRSGSAQAFQLNAFSFWDGIGIYMKIAMIIGIAVALPFACYQLWKFVSPGLRPQERSATLRYVPYVLLLFIIGTAFAYFIIFPMAIQFTSSVTKSMGLQETYGIAQYFTFMFNIVLPVALLFELPLLIMFLTGIHVLTPMRLRKWRKISYFLLVFVAVVITPPDFISDFLVAIPLLVLYEVSVYLSSVVYRRQLRAQEKREAQLRVASE, from the coding sequence TTGACCCCACCAGAGCATGAAATGCCGCTAATGGAACATCTGGGAGAGCTTCGCCGCAGAATTATCTATGTGCTAATTGTATTTGTATTGGCACTGGCTGGTGGTCTGTTCGCGGCGGGTTCTGTCTATGACTGGCTTATTCGCTCCGGTTCGGCGCAAGCTTTTCAGTTAAATGCGTTTTCCTTTTGGGACGGGATCGGTATCTACATGAAGATCGCCATGATCATCGGGATTGCGGTGGCGCTACCGTTTGCTTGCTACCAACTGTGGAAGTTTGTCAGCCCGGGCTTAAGACCACAAGAACGAAGTGCGACTTTGCGGTATGTGCCTTATGTGCTGCTTTTGTTCATCATTGGGACAGCTTTTGCTTATTTCATTATTTTCCCGATGGCGATTCAATTTACATCGTCGGTCACCAAAAGTATGGGATTACAGGAAACGTACGGGATCGCACAATATTTCACCTTTATGTTTAATATTGTACTACCTGTAGCGCTGCTGTTTGAGCTCCCCCTGCTTATCATGTTTCTGACGGGGATTCATGTTTTAACACCAATGCGGCTTCGCAAGTGGCGGAAGATTTCTTATTTTCTGCTTGTGTTCGTTGCGGTTGTCATTACCCCGCCGGACTTTATTTCCGATTTTTTGGTGGCGATTCCGTTGCTGGTGCTATATGAAGTGAGCGTGTATTTGTCTTCGGTCGTGTACCGCAGGCAGCTGCGTGCACAGGAGAAACGTGAGGCCCAATTGCGTGTAGCTTCAGAATAA
- the groES gene encoding co-chaperone GroES, whose product MIKPLGERVLVEAIEQETTTSFGIVLPDSAKEKPQEGKIIAVGAGALKDGARIPLEVKEGDRVIFSKYAGTEIKYEGKEYLIMKESDIHAIIG is encoded by the coding sequence ATGATCAAACCTTTGGGTGAACGCGTATTGGTGGAAGCAATTGAGCAAGAGACAACGACTTCCTTCGGGATCGTACTTCCTGACTCTGCCAAGGAAAAGCCGCAAGAAGGCAAAATTATCGCGGTTGGCGCAGGCGCATTGAAAGACGGTGCCCGTATTCCTCTGGAAGTAAAAGAAGGCGACCGTGTCATTTTCTCTAAATACGCTGGAACGGAAATCAAATATGAAGGTAAAGAATATTTGATTATGAAAGAAAGCGATATCCACGCGATCATCGGTTAA
- the groL gene encoding chaperonin GroEL (60 kDa chaperone family; promotes refolding of misfolded polypeptides especially under stressful conditions; forms two stacked rings of heptamers to form a barrel-shaped 14mer; ends can be capped by GroES; misfolded proteins enter the barrel where they are refolded when GroES binds), which yields MAKDIKFSEDARRSMLRGVDALANAVKVTLGPKGRNVVLEKKFGSPLITNDGVTIAKEIELEDAFENMGAQLVKEVATKTNDVAGDGTTTATVLAQALITEGLKNVTAGASPIGIRKGIDKAVKAAVAELQAISKPIESKQSIAQVAGISAADDEVGELIAEAMEKVGKDGVITVEESRGFATELEVVEGMQFDRGYISPYMITDTDKMEAVLDNPYILITDKKITNTQEILPLLEKIVQQGKPLVLIAEDIEGEALAMLVVNKLRGTFNAVAVKAPGFGDRRKAMLQDIAALTGGQVITEELGLDLKTASVDQLGTARQVRITKENTIVVDGAGNKADIDARVSQIRTQLEETTSEFDKEKLQERLAKLSGGVAVIKVGAATETELKERKLRIEDALNATRAAVEEGIVSGGGVALLNVYKAVAAVELQGDEQTGVNIVLRALEAPIRTIAANAGEEGSVIVERLKREEVGVGFNAATGDWVNMIEAGIVDPAKVTRYALQNAASVAAMFLTTEAVIADKPEPEKAAMPDMGGMGGMGGMM from the coding sequence ATGGCTAAAGATATTAAATTCAGTGAAGACGCTCGTCGCTCTATGTTGCGCGGGGTTGACGCATTGGCTAATGCTGTTAAAGTAACACTCGGACCGAAAGGCCGTAACGTTGTACTGGAGAAAAAATTCGGTAGCCCGCTCATTACCAATGACGGTGTAACGATTGCAAAAGAAATCGAGCTGGAAGACGCGTTCGAAAACATGGGCGCTCAACTGGTTAAAGAAGTAGCAACCAAAACGAACGATGTAGCTGGTGATGGTACGACTACTGCTACTGTTTTGGCTCAAGCCCTCATCACAGAAGGCCTGAAAAACGTAACTGCTGGCGCAAGCCCAATCGGTATCCGTAAAGGGATCGACAAAGCGGTTAAAGCGGCTGTTGCTGAACTGCAAGCCATCTCCAAACCAATCGAAAGCAAACAATCCATTGCTCAAGTAGCCGGTATTTCCGCTGCTGATGACGAAGTAGGCGAACTGATCGCTGAAGCTATGGAAAAAGTGGGCAAAGACGGTGTAATCACTGTCGAAGAATCCCGCGGTTTTGCAACAGAGCTGGAAGTGGTTGAAGGTATGCAATTTGACCGTGGCTACATTTCCCCGTACATGATTACAGATACGGACAAAATGGAAGCTGTACTGGACAATCCGTATATCCTGATCACAGACAAAAAAATCACAAACACACAAGAAATCCTGCCATTGCTTGAAAAAATCGTACAACAAGGCAAGCCACTTGTTCTGATCGCTGAAGACATCGAAGGCGAAGCACTGGCTATGCTCGTTGTTAACAAACTGCGTGGTACATTCAACGCTGTAGCTGTTAAAGCTCCAGGCTTTGGTGACCGTCGTAAAGCAATGCTGCAAGATATCGCTGCCCTGACAGGCGGTCAAGTGATTACAGAAGAACTGGGTCTGGACCTGAAAACAGCTTCCGTAGACCAACTGGGTACAGCACGTCAAGTGCGTATCACTAAAGAAAATACGATTGTGGTTGACGGTGCTGGAAACAAGGCCGACATCGACGCTCGTGTTAGCCAAATCCGTACGCAACTGGAAGAAACTACTTCCGAGTTCGACAAAGAGAAACTGCAAGAGCGTCTGGCTAAATTGTCCGGCGGCGTAGCAGTCATCAAAGTCGGTGCGGCAACTGAAACAGAATTGAAAGAACGCAAACTGCGCATCGAAGATGCCCTGAACGCAACCCGTGCTGCGGTTGAAGAAGGTATCGTATCCGGTGGTGGTGTAGCGCTCCTGAACGTATACAAAGCAGTTGCAGCTGTTGAACTGCAAGGCGACGAGCAAACAGGCGTGAACATCGTGTTGCGCGCTCTGGAAGCTCCAATCCGCACCATTGCTGCTAACGCAGGTGAAGAAGGCTCTGTAATCGTTGAACGTCTGAAACGCGAAGAAGTTGGCGTAGGCTTTAACGCAGCTACTGGCGACTGGGTAAACATGATCGAAGCTGGTATCGTGGACCCTGCGAAAGTAACTCGTTATGCATTGCAAAACGCTGCTTCCGTAGCAGCAATGTTCCTGACTACCGAAGCGGTTATCGCTGACAAGCCAGAACCAGAAAAGGCTGCAATGCCTGACATGGGCGGCATGGGTGGTATGGGTGGAATGATGTAA
- a CDS encoding tyrosine-type recombinase/integrase, whose protein sequence is MDAKKVKKLPFEEVAWDWLKTYSKGEVKESTVRVRSKEIKILVRYIPKVNIDKITHKQYQNKLNDLDDKKYARTTIEGVHVTANMIMKYAIKNKMRLDNPCTGAVIPAKMLTVEEIENTTIEDGFLEKPEITEFLQAVYLHGLPMDLERFYLLAFSGMRSGELCALKWTDINFETNEIRVTKTLYNEQNNMKLYKLTPPKTKGSIRTFDLDETIMDLLADYRNTQQKIVQENRKMYPDYHDKDFVFCRDNGYPFIQKNILIRMDRILKKTSIKKEATPHIFRHTHISMLSEAGVDLKTIMKRVGHDEPRNNSKDLHTRHRKDEKGY, encoded by the coding sequence GTGGATGCCAAGAAAGTAAAAAAGCTCCCTTTCGAGGAAGTTGCATGGGATTGGCTTAAGACCTACTCTAAAGGGGAGGTCAAAGAAAGCACCGTCAGAGTCAGAAGCAAAGAAATTAAAATTTTGGTGAGATACATTCCCAAAGTAAATATTGACAAGATAACGCATAAGCAATATCAAAACAAACTCAATGATCTCGATGATAAAAAATATGCCCGAACCACAATTGAAGGGGTACATGTCACTGCGAATATGATTATGAAATATGCAATAAAAAATAAAATGCGATTGGACAATCCTTGCACCGGTGCAGTCATACCAGCCAAAATGCTGACTGTAGAAGAAATTGAAAATACGACCATTGAAGACGGATTTTTAGAAAAGCCTGAAATAACGGAATTCCTTCAGGCAGTATACCTGCATGGCCTACCAATGGATTTAGAGCGTTTTTATCTTCTCGCCTTTTCAGGCATGCGTTCAGGGGAACTATGTGCCTTAAAATGGACGGATATTAATTTTGAAACGAATGAAATTCGAGTGACCAAGACTCTCTATAATGAGCAAAACAATATGAAGCTATATAAACTCACCCCACCTAAAACTAAAGGGTCTATCCGCACTTTCGACTTGGACGAAACCATTATGGACTTGCTTGCCGATTATAGAAATACGCAGCAAAAAATAGTTCAGGAAAACAGAAAAATGTACCCTGACTATCATGACAAGGATTTCGTATTCTGTCGTGACAATGGATATCCATTCATCCAAAAAAATATCTTGATTAGAATGGATAGAATCTTAAAGAAAACATCAATCAAAAAAGAAGCCACTCCCCATATCTTTAGACACACCCACATAAGCATGCTCTCAGAGGCTGGAGTAGACCTAAAAACGATTATGAAGCGCGTTGGACATGATGAACCCAGAAACAACTCTAAAGATCTACACACACGTCACAGAAAAGATGAAAAAGGATACTAA